Below is a genomic region from Roseovarius arcticus.
GGCGAGGATGCGCTGGCGCGGTTGCGGCGCGGGAATATGGGCGTTGTTTTTCAATCGTTCCACCTGATCCCCACGCTTACCGCGCTAGAGAATGTGGCCGTACCGCTAGAGCTTGCTGGTGCGCCCGATGCCATGGGCCGTGCAACCGAGCAGTTGGAGGCTGTCGGTCTGGCCGCGCGCGCCAAGCATTACCCATCGCAAATGTCGGGCGGCGAACAGCAGCGCACCGCGCTGGCCCGCGCCACTGCGCCGCGCCCCAGACTGATATTGGCGGATGAGCCGACCGGTAATCTGGACAGTGCCACCGGCGCCGCAATCATTGATCTGCTCTTTGATCTTAGCGCCCAGCACGGCGCGACGCTGGTGCTGGTGACGCATGATGCCGCTCTGGCGGAGCGCTGCGACCGGACTGTAACGCTTCAGGACGGGCGCATCGCATGAATCTGCGCATCGCCGCTAAGCTGGCCGGGCGCGAATTACGCGGGGGCCTGGCTGGATTTCGCATCCTCTTGGCCTGCATCGTGCTGGGCGTTGCGGCCATCGCAGCCGTCGGCACGATCCGCACCAGCATCGAGGCAGGGCTCAGCGAAAAGGGCGCTGAGCTGCTCGGCGGTGACGCCGAAATAGGGCTGACCTATCGCTTTGCATCCGAGGCCGAGCGCGCATGGATGGACAGCCGCGCAGAGGCGGTATCCGAAATCGTTGATTTCCGCTCGCTCGCAGTGGCCGGTGACGATCGTGCTTTGACGCAGGTCAAGGCGGTCGATGCCGCCTATCCGCTGCTGGGCGCGGTCGGCCTTGATCCGGCAATGCCATTGGAGGCAGCGCTGAACGGAGGCGGCGACATGCCCGGCGCGGTGATGGCCCCCGCCCTAATCGCGCGGTTGGCGCTGGAAATCGGCGATACTTTTCGCCTCGGCACGCAGGACTTTATCCTGATGGCCGCGCTGGTAGACGAGCCTGACGGCGCCGCCGCAGGCTTTGCCCTTGGGCCGCGCACATTGGTGCGAACGGGCGCATTGCAGGCGTCGGGCCTTTTGCGCGAGGGTACGCTCTTTTCCACGCGCTACCGCTTGGATCTGCCGTCGGGCGCTGACTTGGCGACACTCGAGGCAGAGGCGAAAGCGTCGCTAGGCACCAATGGGATCGAGTGGCAAGACGCCCGCAAGGGCGCACCCGGTATCTCAAAGTTCGTGGAGAGGTTGGGCGCGTTCCTGATCCTCGTCGGGCTTAGCGGGCTCGCGGTGGGCGGCGTCGGCATATCTTCGGCCGTGCGCAGCTATCTGGCGCGCAAGACCGCCACCATCGCCACGCTGCGCACGCTGGGCGCGGATCGCGGTACGGTGCTTGCAACGTATTTCATACAGATCGGCGTGATCGGGGGGCTGGGCCTTTTGCTGGGGATATTGCTTGGCGCGGGCGTACCTGTTGCGCTGGGCCCGGTGATTGAGGCGCGATTGCCGGTTCCGGCCAGCTTTGCGTTCTACGCTCGGCCCATGGCCGAGGCGGCGATCTATGGCGCGCTCGCCGTGCTGATATTTACCCTCGCGCCGCTATCACGGATCGAAGATATTCGCGCCGCCAGCCTCTTTCGCGATGGCGGCGCAGGTGGGCGCCGCCTGCCGCGCTGGCCGATGCTGGCGCTGATCGCAGCGCTGGTCGCGGCCTTACTGGCGGTGGCGGCGGCATTTTCGGGCAATCTGCGCCTCACGCTTTGGACGGCGGGCGGCATCATTGGCGCGCTTGCATTGCTGTGGATGGCCGCATGGGGTGTGCAGGGCCTCGCGCGTCTGATGCGGCCATTGGCGCGCGGGCGTCCGGCACTGGGCTGGGCATTGGCGGCAATTGGCGGGCCGGGTAGCACGGCGGTGCCTGCGATGCTGTCGCTGGGCCTTGGCCTGACGGTCCTTGCCGCGGTAGGCCAGATCGACGGCACGCTGCGCGGCGCGATCACCGGGAACCTTCCGGACCGTGCGCCGTCCTTCTTTTTTGTCGACTTGCAGGCCGATCAGATGGACGGTTTTCGCGCGATGACGGACGGCGATCCTGCCGTAACTCGCGTGGATAGCGCGCCAATGCTGCGCGGCATAATCACCGCAATCAATGGCCAAGATGCCACAGAGGTCGCGGGCGACCACTGGGTGGTTCAAGGCGACCGGGGCATCACCTACGCCGCCAAGGCAGACGGCACCGTGACGTCCGGCGAATGGTGGCCCGAGGACTATGACGGCCCACCGCAGATCAGTTTTGCCGCCGAGGAGGCGCTTGAGATGGGGCTGAAAATCGGTGACGAGATTACGGTTAACGTTCTTGGCCGCGACATCACTGCGACGATCACCAGCCTGCGGGACGTGGATTTCTCAACCGCCGGCATTGGCTTTATCATGGTGATGAACCCCGCCGCGCTGGAGGCCGCGCCGCACAGTGTTATCGCGACCGTCTATGCCGAGGGCGGCGCTGAGGCGCGCATCCTGCGCGAGGTTTCGACCACCTATCCCAACGTCACCGGCATTGCTGTCAGGGACGCCATCGACCGGGTGGCGCAACTGCTCAAGGGGCTGGCAGCGGCCACGTCTTGGGGGGCGTCGGCGACGCTGCTGACGGGTTTTCTGGTGCTCATCGGCGCGGCGGCGGCGGATCAAAATGCGCGCATCTTTGAGGCTGCAGTGCTGAAAACACTAGGTGCATCGCGCGCGCGGATACTGGCCAGCCTCGCGCTGCGCGCGGTTCTCTTGGGTGCGGCGGCCGGTGTTATCGCCATTGGCGTGGGCGCGATTGGCGGCTGGGCGGTCAGCCATTACGTGCTGGAGATTGAGTACCGCGTCCTCTGGCCCTCGGCGCTGGTGATCGTCTGCGGCGGCGTGCTTGTCACTCTGCTGACCGCACTTGCATTCTCGCTGCGTCCCCTTGCCGCGCGTCCCGCGCAGGTGCTGAGGGCGCGGGAGTAGCCGAACGAAATGCCATAAAAAAGCGGGCCGCCAAGCCCGCTTTTCCATGTTTCTTAACGGCAATCCTACTCTGCCGCTTCGGCATACGCCTCCATCGGTGGGCAAGTACAGACGAGGTTCCGGTCGCCATAAACGTTGTCGACGCGGTTTACCGAAGGCCAATATTTATCCACGCGAAACGCGCCCGGCGGGAAGCAGCCCTGCTCGCGGCTGTAGGGGCGATCCCAGTCGCGAACCAGATCCTCCATAGTGTGCGGAGCGTTCTTCAGCGGGTTATTCTCTGCGTCAATCTTGCCCTCTTCGACGTCACGAATTTCTTGACGTATCGCCAGCATCGCGTCGCAAAAGCGGTCCAACTCGGCCTTTGTCTCACTCTCGGTCGGCTCGACCATCAGTGTGCCAGCAACCGGCCAGCTCATCGTCGGCGCGTGAAAGCCGCAATCGATCAGACGCTTGGCAATATCATCTACCGTGATGTGCGCCGAGTCGGCAAAGGGCCTGGTATCAAGGATGCACTCATGCGCCACGCGACCGTTTTCACCCTTATACAGAACGTCATACGACCCCTCCAGACGCTTGGCGATGTAGTTGGCGTTCAAGATTGCCACCCGCGTCGCCTGTGTCAGTCCCTCGCCGCCCATCATCAGGATATAGGCCCAGCTGATCGGCAGCAGCGAGGGCGAGCCAAACGGCGCGGCGGAAACCGGGCCCTCAGTGCCGCCCGTATGCGGATGGCCCGGCAGATGCGGGATCAGGTGCGATTTGACGCCAATAGGCCCCATACCCGGCCCGCCGCCACCGTGCGGAATACAGAATGTCTTGTGCAGGTTCAGGTGGCTCACGTCACCGCCCAAATCGCCGGGACGCGACAGACCCACCATCGCATTCATGTTAGCCCCGTCGATATAGACCTGCCCACCATGCTCGTGCGTGATCTTGCACACGTCGATCACCGTCTCCTCGAATACGCCGTGCGTACTGGGGTACGTGATCATGCAGGCCGCCAACGTGTCTGAATGTTTGTCCGCTTTGGCGCGGAAATCGTCCAGATCGATATCGCCGCGTTCGTTGCATTTGACTGGCACGACCTTCCAGCCGACCATCTGCGCACTGGCCGGATTGGTGCCATGCGCATTGGTGGGGATAAGGCAGACGTTACGCCCGTCTTGGCCGTTCTCGCGGTGATAGGCAGCGATTGACAGCAGGCCCGCATATTCACCCTGCGCGCCCGAATTGGGCTGCATCGAAATTGCGTCATAGCCGGTAATATCACATAGCTTTGCGCTCAGATCGTCGATCAGCTCGTGATATCCCTCGGCCTGATCGCGCGGCACGAATGGGTGCATCCGCGAAAACTCACGCCAGCTGACCGGCATCATTTCGGCGGCAGAGTTCAGCTTCATCGTGCAGCTACCCAGGGGGATCATCGCGCGGTCCAGTGCCAGATCGCGGTCGGCGAGACGGCGCATGTAGCGCATCATTTCCGTTTCCGCGCGGTTCATGTGGAATACCGGATGCGTCAGATACTCGGACGTGCGGTGCATATTTTCGGGCACGCGGTATTCGGGCGTGAAGTCATCGTCGGCGTCCGTGATCCCGAAGGCGCGCCAAACGCTCTCGATATTCTCGGGCCGCGTGCATTCGTCCAACGAGATGCCAACGCGCGTGTCGCCCACGCGGCGCAGGTTGATGCCCTCGTCCAGTGCCGATTTCATAACGGCGGCCTGCAAGGGGCCGACATCGACGGTGATCGTGTCAAAGAACGCTTGCGGATCTACCTGAAATCCTGCGGCCTCTAGACCCTTGGCCAGACGAACGGTCTTGCGGTGGATACGCTGCGCGATGGCTTGCAAGCCCTTCGGCCCGTGGAAAACTGCATACATTGACGCCATGACGGCCAGCAGCGCCTGTGCGGTGCACACGTTGCTGGTCGCCTTCTCGCGGCGGATATGCTGCTCGCGGGTTTGCAGGCTCAGGCGGTAGGCCCGGTTGCCGTGGCTGTCGATGCTGACGCCCACGATCCGGCCCGGCATCGCGCGTTTGTAGTCATCCCGGCAGGCCATGTAGGCGGCGTGCGGCCCGCCATAGCCTAGCGGCACGCCAAAGCGCTGCGTGCTGCCTACGGCGATATCGGCGTCCATTGCGCCCGGCTCTTTCAGCAGGCACAGGGCCAGCGGATCGGCCGAGACGATGCCAATAGCACCCTCGGCGTGCAGCTGTGCGATGTGATCGGTAAAATCACGCACATGGCCATAGGTGCCGGGGTACTGAAACAGCGCGCCGAACACTTTGCTCGCGTCCATTTTGTCCGGATTGCCGACGATCACCTCAATGCCCAGCGGGGCTGCGCGTGTCTGCACCAGCGCAATGTTCTGCGGGTGGCAGTCGCGGTCGACAAAGAACGCCTTGGCCTTGGATTTCGCCACGCGCTGCGCCGTCGTCATCGCCTCGGCGCAGGCCGTTGCCTCGTCCAAGAGCGACGCGTTGGCGATCTCAAGCCCAGTCAGATCGCTGATCATAGTCTGGAAGTTCAGCAGCGCCTCTAGCCGGCCTTGCGAAATCTCGGGCTGGTACGGCGTATAGGCCGTGTACCACGCCGGGTTTTCAAAGATGTTCCGCTGGATCGCCGGCGGCGTCACCGTGCCATGATAGCCTTGGCCGATCAACGACACCAAAACCTTGTTCTTGCCTGCCACCTGCCGCATGTGGTGCAGCAGCTCGCGCTCTGACTTGGCCTTGCCAAAATCCAGCGGCTCCTTCTGGCGGATCGCCTTTGGCACAGTCTCGTCGATCAGAGCGTTCAGGCTGCTCGCCCCCAAGACTTTGAGCATCTCGGTCATCTCGTCGGGCGAGGGGCCGATATGGCGGCGGTTGGCGAAATCATAAGGCAGATAATCGGTGGGCTCGAACGCCATGTCACACTCCATCAGATGTGGGGGATAGGGGGTGGGCCACCGCAGCAGCCCGCCCGTGCTTCATCTTGGCAAAAATACGCATGCCCGCTGCCGCAGATCAGGCGTTAGCCAATGAATTTTTTGTAGGCCGCCTCGTCCATCATGTCGTCTAGCTGGCTCATATCGCTGGCCTTGATCTTGAAGAACCAGCCATTACCGATGGCATCCTCGTTCACCGTGCTAGGCGCGCCGTTCAGCACGTCGTTGACCTCGGTGATCTCGCCGTCGATGGGGGCCAGAATGTCACTGGCCGCCTTGACGCTTTCGATCACAACGACCTCGTCATCCTTGACGACCTCGGTGCCGACCTCGGGCAGCTCGACAAAGACGATGTCGCCCAATTGCTCGGCCGCGTGTTCGGTAATGCCGACCACGATTACGTCATCCTCGACGCGCAGCCACTCGTGTTCTTCTGTGTATTTCATGCCTGGGATCTCCCTTGGATTATCAGCGTTTGAAGTTTGCGGGTTTAAACGGCAGCGCCACGACGGTGGCGGCCATGCGTTTGCCGCGCACCTCGCCATAAACGGTGGTGCCGGGCCTTGCCAGATCGGCGGGAACGTAGCCCATCGACATCGGCGCCTCAATACTGGGGCCAAATGCGCCAGATGTGACGGCTCCGATCGACTCGCCGCCTGTCTCGTCGGCAAAAAGGGCGGTGCCCTCGCGCATCGGCGCGCGCCCCTCTGGCGACAGGCCGACGCGGCGGCGATCCGCGCCCGATACCAGCTGCGGCAGGATTATATCGGCACCGGGAAAGCCGCCCTTGCGCTTGCCACCTGAGCGGCGCACCTTTTGAATGGCCCAGCCCAGATTTGCCTCGACCGGGGTGGTATCGGCGTCAATGTCGTGACCATAGAGGCACAGACCCGCCTCTAGTCGCAGGCTGTCGCGCGCACCTAGGCCGATAGGCTCCACGGCATCTTGGTCCAACAGCGCGCGGGCAAATGCCTCTGCGCGGCCTTCTTCGACCGAAATCTCATATCCGTCCTCGCCGGTGTAGCCCGAACGCGAGAGCCACAGATCACCCCAGTCCGATGGCAGAATGGCAATATCCATAAAGCGCATTGCAGCCGCGCCGGGCACCAGCGCCTCCAGCACCGTCTCGGCTTCCGGCCCTTGCAGGGCCAGCAGCGCGCGGTCCGTGACGGGCAAAACCTCGCAGCCGGGCATCAGTTCGATCATACGCTGAATATCGGCATCCTTGCAGCCCGCGTTGACGACGACGAACAGCTCCTCGTCGCGGTGGGCCAGCATTAGATCATCCTCGATCCCGCCTGCATCATTGGTAAACATCGCATAGCGCTGGCGCCCTTCATGCAGCCCCTCCACGTCGACGGGCACCAATGCCTCCATCGCGTTGGCCACCTCGGCGTAGCCGCCGGGCGCGCGGACGATGACCTGCCCCATATGACTGACGTCAAAGAGGCCCGCACGGGCACGGCAATGCAGATGCTCCTTCATCACGCCAAGGGGGTATTGCACGGGCATGTCGTAGCCCGCGAACGGGACCATCTTGGCCCCCAGTTCGCGATGCAGCGCGTTCAGCACCGTCATCTTTAGATCGCTCATTCCGGCCTCCTGCCATGGCTGCCGGGTTGATGGAAATCAACGTCGGCATCGCAAAGACGCAATGGCCTGCAATGCAAGCCGCGCCACGATGCCCCCTCTGTCCTTTCGCCTGAGATCGCTATCCCTTCGGCGGCACCAAAACGGGTGCACTCTCCAGAGTTCTGATGATTGAAAAGGTCCTGTCGCCTGAGAGTTTCCGGGGCGGTTGCTCCTTCGGCACTGGCGTCAGCCAGTTCTCCCGATCCAATCATTGTCGACGCTAGTATACCGCCGCGCGGGCGGCAAGGGAAATTGAGAATAGGCGCACACGCACGGGCGCGCGCTACCCGCTTGATTTCGGGCGCAAACTGCGCGACCTCTGTCGGGGACAAAATTGAAAGCCGCCAATGATCGCCCCGTCACATGCCTATTTCTTTGGCTACGGAAGCCTCGTCAATCGCGACACGCATACATTCAAGGACGCGCATCCTGCGCGCTTGAACGGTTGGCGCCGCACATGGCGGCCGACAAATCTGCGCGAGGTCGCGTTTCTGTCAGTCGTCAGGGACGATGGCGCTTGGATTCATGGCCTGATCGCGCCAGTGCCTAATGATGATTGGCACGCGCTGGATATTCGCGAGGGCGCGTATAATCGTCTGCCAGCCGAGCATATGATTGAGCATCCCCTGCCCCACACCCCGCAAATCGCGGTCTATTCGGTGCCAGAGGGCCCGCGCGGAGCGGCCACAAACGGCCACTACCTGCTGCTCAGCTATATCGACGTGGTTATCCAAGGCTACCTGCGCGAATTCGGCGAGGACGGCGCGCAGCATTTCTTTGACACGACAGATGGGTGGGACGCGCCAATACTGGATGACCGGGCAGAGCCGCATTATCCGCGCGCCTGCCGTCTCAGCCGTAGCGAGACTGATGTCGTCGATGCAGCCCTTGCGCGACTGCAGGTCGAAATGCGCCGCGCTTAACCGCGCCGCGCTTAACCGCGCCGCGCTTAACCGCGCGCGCGAATTACTTGTAGCAGCGGCAGCACTTGTGCCATTTCCGGCCCATGCGCCTGCCCCGTTAGCGCCTTGCGCAGCGGCATGAACAGCGCCTTGCCCCTGCGGCCTGTCGCTTCTTTGACCGCCGTGGTCCAGCTGGCCCAACTGCCCTCATCCAGCGGCCCCTCGGGAAGCAGCGTCATGGCCTCGGCGATGAATTCGGCGTCGCCCTCCTCGATCACAGGCTCAGCGCCGTCGCGGAACATAATCCACCATGCGTCCAGATCGGCCAGCGTGGTGATATTGCCGCGGGTGACCGCCCAGAACTGGGTGGCCAGATCATCGGGCACGCCCAGCGCGGCGATGCGCGCCTTCACCTCGGCGTAGTCTAGCCCTTGCAGGTAATGCGCCGTCAGCGGAAACAGGTCCTGCACATCGAATTTCGTCGGGGCCGAGCCAAAGCGCGTGATGTCAAAGCCGCCCAGCAGCGTCTCCATATCGGTGCGCAGCTCGATCGGGTCGGCGGACCCCAGACGCGCCATCAGGCTAAGCAGCGCGGCGGGCTGGATGCCTTGTTCGCGCAGATCGCGCAAGGACAGCGTGCCAAGACGCTTGGACAGCGATTCGCCCTGCGGGCCGGTCAGCAGCGAGTGATGCGCAAAGTTCGGCGCATGCCCGCCCAGCGCCTCTATGATCTGGATCTGGGTTGCGGTGTTGGTCACATGGTCCGAGCCGCGAACGATGTCGGTCACGCCCATTTCGGTGTCATCGACGACCGACGCGAGGGTGTATAGCACCTGCCCGTCGCCGCGGATCAGCACCGGATCGCTGACCGAGGCGGCGTCGATGCTGATATCGCCCAGAATACCATCGGGCCACTCAATCCGCTCCTGCCGCAGCTTGAACCGCCAGACACCTGGCCCGCGTTCGGCGCGCAAGCGGTCCTTTTCGGCATCGTCCAGCGCCAATGCGGCGCGGTCATAAACCGGTGGGCGGCCCATGTTCAGTTGCTTTTTGCGCTTCAAGTCCAGCTCGGTCGGCGACTCGAACGCCTCGTAAAAGCGGTCCATTTCGCGTAGCTTGCCCGCAGCCTCATGATAGCGGTCCAGCCGCTCGGACTGACGCTCGACACGGTCCCAGTGTAGGCCCAGCCACTCCAGATCCTGCTTTAGGCCGTCGACGTACTCCTCCTTGGAGCGGACCGGATCGGTATCGTCGATGCGCAGGATAAAAGTGCCCCCCGCCTTGCGTGCGATGAGCCAGTTCATCAGCGCAGTGCGCAGGTTGCCGACATGGATATAGCCGGTGGGCGATGGGGCGAAACGAGTGATGGTCATGGGACGCAGATCCTTGAGCCTCGGAGGTTGCGCAGGATGTGTCACAGGGCGGGGGCCTTGTCCAGATTAGCCCGCCTCAGTCCATCCGGCGCACCATCAGTTGATTGCCCTCACGGCGCGTCTCTAGGACCTTGATCGCGGCAATGAGATCGCTCAGCTTTTTATGTCCATAACTGCGAGTGTCAAAATCGGGATTGGCGGCGGTGATTTGCTGGCCAAGGCGGCCCAGCGCGTACCATTCGCTATCCTGATCGATGCTATCCATCGCCTTGAACAACAAATCGCGCGCCTCGTTGATGTTCTGGCCGCTGGGGCGCGCCGGGGCGTCCTCGGGGGCGCCGCCAAGGTTTTCCAGATAGATAAACCGCTTGCAGGCCTGACGAAACGCCTCGGGCGTCTTTTTGGCGCCGATGCCGAAAACGTCGAGGCCCTGTTCGCGGATACGGCTGGCCAGACGGGTAAAGTCACTGTCGGAGGACACCAGCACAAAGCCGTCAAAGCGGCCCGAATGCATCAGGTCCATCGCGTCGATCACCAGCGCAATGTCGCTTGCGTTCTTGCCCACCGTATTGGCGGGCTGGTGATGTGGCACGAGGCCAAACTCGGCCTGTACTTTGTTCCATCCGGTCATCTGCTGCGACGAAAAATCACCGTAGCAGCGGCGCACCGATGCCTCGCCAATGCCCGCGATCTCGTCGAAAATAGCCTTGGTCCACTTGGGCGATGTGTTATCGGCGTCGATGAGGACGGCCAGTAGAGGGGTGCTGTCGCGCATGGTGTCGGCTCCTTTTTAATCGTCCCTACATGCCCTATCGGCGCGCATGGGGGAAGCCGTCCTGCGACATTAGGGGACGCAGTGCCTAGCGACAAAATATTTCTTATAGGCGGAAGTTGCGAACCGGATTGAGAGGGGCTAGCCCCCGCAGGCGCACGGCGCTAGTTTGCGCACTATCGGGCAAAATTTACGAGGCGGCTATGACGACAAGACGGGCAATGATCCTGGGCGCAGGCGCGATGGGGCTACTGGCGGGCTGCGGCGGAACGCGTAGCACATTGGGCACCCAGAGCGGCACTGCCGGGCTAGAGGCGGCCATGCTGGCCCTGGGTCCGAATGTCGACCCGGCAGAGGCGGCGCGCGCCGCGCGTCTGGCCTATTCGGTCTCATCCGATCTGGCGCGGGAATACGAGATCACCGATCTGCCACTGGTTCATAACGCCAAAGTCAATCTCGGCGTGAAAAAGCGGGGCCTCTGCTATCACTGGGCGCGCGATGTTCAGACACGCATGGTCCATGCGCGCTTTGCCACGTTGCAGTTCGACCGGCTGGTGGCGAATGCTGAGAATCCATTTTTGCTGGAGCATTCAACCGCTGTGGTTATGGCGCGCGGGGGCAACTGGCGCGATGGTATCGTGCTGGACCCATGGCGCACGGGCGGCACGCTGCACTGGGATCACGTGCTGAGCGATACCAAGTACAAGTGGAAACTGCGCGCCGACGTGCCCATCCGCAAGCGGGGCGCGGGCGTGTCGCTTGCCCGCGCCGAAGGTTAAAGCCTAGCTGCCGATCTTGTCTTGCGTCTGCGTGTCGAAATCAGCGGCGTCATGGCGCTCGTGCAGCTGCATTTCAGGCTCGCCAAAGCTGCGGTTAACCATGCGGCCACGCTGGACAGCCGGGCGCGCGTCGATGGCCTTTGCCCAGCGCTGGACATGCTCGTAGCTGCCGACATCCAGAAACGTGCCCGCATCATCATAGGTGCGGCCCAGCGCCAGTTGGCCATACCAAGGCCATATCGCCATATCGGCAATGGTATAGTTTTCCCCGGCGATAAAGTCGCGCGTCGCAAGTTGGCGATCCAGCACGTCCAGTTGCCGCTTCACCTCCATCGCGAAGCGGCTGATGGGGTATTCGTATTTTTCAGGTGCATAAACGTAGAAGTGCCCAAAGCCGCCGCCCAGATATGGCGCGCTGCCCATCTGCCAGAACAGCCAGTTCAGCGTCTCAGTCCGCGCCGCACCCGAGGCAGGCAGGAACGCGCCGTATTTCTCCGCCAGATGCATCAGGATCGAGCCGCTCTCGAACACGCGCACCGGCGTTTCGCGTGAGCGGTCAAGCAGGGCTGGTATCTTGGAGTTCGGATTGATCTCGACGAACCCGCTGCCGAACTGGTCACCCTCACCAATGTCGATCAGCCATGCGTCGTATTCGGCGTCATGGCCCGCGGCCAGCAGCTCCTCGAACATGATCGTGACCTTAACGCCGTTCGGCGTGGCCAGCGAGTAGAGCTGGAATGGGTGCTTGCCTACGGGCAGCTCCTTGTCATGGGTCGCGCCGGCAATGGGGCGGTTGGTGCTGGCGAACTTGCCGCCGCTCTCTGCGTCCCATGTCCAGACCTTGGGCGGGGTGTAGGTGGTATCGGCCATTTAATGGCTCCTTTGCGGGAAATGCGTTGGGGCAGAACTTATTCTGCGTGGGGCTGGGCGCAAGGGGCGCGGTGCACATCAGCTGTGCAGCTTTGTAAATGCGGGATAAAAAAGGGCGGCCCGACAAGACCGCCCCACCCACTCCCTGACCTATCGAAGCCGGCTAGTAGACTACCACGCTCCGGATGCTCTCGCCTGCGTGCATCATCTCAAAGCCTTTGTTGATGTCCTCCAACTTGAGGATATGCGTGATCATGGGGTCGATCTCGATCTTGCCGTCCATGTACCAGTCGACAATCTTGGGCACATCCGTGCGGCCCCGTGCGCCGCCAAACGCTGTGCCTTTCCACGTACGGCCGGTGACCAGCTGGAAGGGGCGCGTGGCGATTTCGGCGCCAGCAGGGGCGACGCCAATGATGACGCTTTCGCCCCAGCCTTTGTGCGACGCCTCAAGGGCGGTGCGCATAACGCCCACGTTTCCAGTGGCGTCGAAGGTATAATCGCCGCCGCCGCGCGTCAGCTCGACCAGATGGGCGACCAGATCGCCCTTGACGTCATTGGGATTGACGAAATCGGTCATGCCAAAGCGCGTGGCCATTTCCACCTTACCGGGGTCAAGATCGACGCCGACGATCTGGCTGGCCCCCGCCATGCGCAGACCCTGAATGACATTCAGGCCAATCCCGCCAAGGCCAAAAACGATAGCCCGGCTGCCGATCTCGACCTTGGCTGTGTTGATGACCGCACCGATGCCGGTGGTCACGCCGCAGCCGATGTAACAGATTTTATCAAACGGCGCGTCTTTGCGCACCTTGGCCAGCGCGATT
It encodes:
- a CDS encoding ABC transporter ATP-binding protein, encoding MSSPIVSLKNTGLTLRSGAGAIEILKGISLDVNEGEALALVGPSGSGKSSLLMLMGGLERATTGQVSALGQDLGALGEDALARLRRGNMGVVFQSFHLIPTLTALENVAVPLELAGAPDAMGRATEQLEAVGLAARAKHYPSQMSGGEQQRTALARATAPRPRLILADEPTGNLDSATGAAIIDLLFDLSAQHGATLVLVTHDAALAERCDRTVTLQDGRIA
- a CDS encoding ABC transporter permease produces the protein MNLRIAAKLAGRELRGGLAGFRILLACIVLGVAAIAAVGTIRTSIEAGLSEKGAELLGGDAEIGLTYRFASEAERAWMDSRAEAVSEIVDFRSLAVAGDDRALTQVKAVDAAYPLLGAVGLDPAMPLEAALNGGGDMPGAVMAPALIARLALEIGDTFRLGTQDFILMAALVDEPDGAAAGFALGPRTLVRTGALQASGLLREGTLFSTRYRLDLPSGADLATLEAEAKASLGTNGIEWQDARKGAPGISKFVERLGAFLILVGLSGLAVGGVGISSAVRSYLARKTATIATLRTLGADRGTVLATYFIQIGVIGGLGLLLGILLGAGVPVALGPVIEARLPVPASFAFYARPMAEAAIYGALAVLIFTLAPLSRIEDIRAASLFRDGGAGGRRLPRWPMLALIAALVAALLAVAAAFSGNLRLTLWTAGGIIGALALLWMAAWGVQGLARLMRPLARGRPALGWALAAIGGPGSTAVPAMLSLGLGLTVLAAVGQIDGTLRGAITGNLPDRAPSFFFVDLQADQMDGFRAMTDGDPAVTRVDSAPMLRGIITAINGQDATEVAGDHWVVQGDRGITYAAKADGTVTSGEWWPEDYDGPPQISFAAEEALEMGLKIGDEITVNVLGRDITATITSLRDVDFSTAGIGFIMVMNPAALEAAPHSVIATVYAEGGAEARILREVSTTYPNVTGIAVRDAIDRVAQLLKGLAAATSWGASATLLTGFLVLIGAAAADQNARIFEAAVLKTLGASRARILASLALRAVLLGAAAGVIAIGVGAIGGWAVSHYVLEIEYRVLWPSALVIVCGGVLVTLLTALAFSLRPLAARPAQVLRARE
- the gcvP gene encoding aminomethyl-transferring glycine dehydrogenase, coding for MAFEPTDYLPYDFANRRHIGPSPDEMTEMLKVLGASSLNALIDETVPKAIRQKEPLDFGKAKSERELLHHMRQVAGKNKVLVSLIGQGYHGTVTPPAIQRNIFENPAWYTAYTPYQPEISQGRLEALLNFQTMISDLTGLEIANASLLDEATACAEAMTTAQRVAKSKAKAFFVDRDCHPQNIALVQTRAAPLGIEVIVGNPDKMDASKVFGALFQYPGTYGHVRDFTDHIAQLHAEGAIGIVSADPLALCLLKEPGAMDADIAVGSTQRFGVPLGYGGPHAAYMACRDDYKRAMPGRIVGVSIDSHGNRAYRLSLQTREQHIRREKATSNVCTAQALLAVMASMYAVFHGPKGLQAIAQRIHRKTVRLAKGLEAAGFQVDPQAFFDTITVDVGPLQAAVMKSALDEGINLRRVGDTRVGISLDECTRPENIESVWRAFGITDADDDFTPEYRVPENMHRTSEYLTHPVFHMNRAETEMMRYMRRLADRDLALDRAMIPLGSCTMKLNSAAEMMPVSWREFSRMHPFVPRDQAEGYHELIDDLSAKLCDITGYDAISMQPNSGAQGEYAGLLSIAAYHRENGQDGRNVCLIPTNAHGTNPASAQMVGWKVVPVKCNERGDIDLDDFRAKADKHSDTLAACMITYPSTHGVFEETVIDVCKITHEHGGQVYIDGANMNAMVGLSRPGDLGGDVSHLNLHKTFCIPHGGGGPGMGPIGVKSHLIPHLPGHPHTGGTEGPVSAAPFGSPSLLPISWAYILMMGGEGLTQATRVAILNANYIAKRLEGSYDVLYKGENGRVAHECILDTRPFADSAHITVDDIAKRLIDCGFHAPTMSWPVAGTLMVEPTESETKAELDRFCDAMLAIRQEIRDVEEGKIDAENNPLKNAPHTMEDLVRDWDRPYSREQGCFPPGAFRVDKYWPSVNRVDNVYGDRNLVCTCPPMEAYAEAAE
- the gcvH gene encoding glycine cleavage system protein GcvH, which translates into the protein MKYTEEHEWLRVEDDVIVVGITEHAAEQLGDIVFVELPEVGTEVVKDDEVVVIESVKAASDILAPIDGEITEVNDVLNGAPSTVNEDAIGNGWFFKIKASDMSQLDDMMDEAAYKKFIG
- the gcvT gene encoding glycine cleavage system aminomethyltransferase GcvT, which produces MSDLKMTVLNALHRELGAKMVPFAGYDMPVQYPLGVMKEHLHCRARAGLFDVSHMGQVIVRAPGGYAEVANAMEALVPVDVEGLHEGRQRYAMFTNDAGGIEDDLMLAHRDEELFVVVNAGCKDADIQRMIELMPGCEVLPVTDRALLALQGPEAETVLEALVPGAAAMRFMDIAILPSDWGDLWLSRSGYTGEDGYEISVEEGRAEAFARALLDQDAVEPIGLGARDSLRLEAGLCLYGHDIDADTTPVEANLGWAIQKVRRSGGKRKGGFPGADIILPQLVSGADRRRVGLSPEGRAPMREGTALFADETGGESIGAVTSGAFGPSIEAPMSMGYVPADLARPGTTVYGEVRGKRMAATVVALPFKPANFKR
- a CDS encoding gamma-glutamylcyclotransferase family protein gives rise to the protein MIAPSHAYFFGYGSLVNRDTHTFKDAHPARLNGWRRTWRPTNLREVAFLSVVRDDGAWIHGLIAPVPNDDWHALDIREGAYNRLPAEHMIEHPLPHTPQIAVYSVPEGPRGAATNGHYLLLSYIDVVIQGYLREFGEDGAQHFFDTTDGWDAPILDDRAEPHYPRACRLSRSETDVVDAALARLQVEMRRA